The DNA sequence ATGGCGATAGAGCATCCACCAGAGGAGATAGCAGCAAAGCATCCATTACAATATCCAATGACCATGCACCGGGCAAGGTCAAGAGTTGCAGGATAGACCAATGTGATTGGAAATGAAAAACAATATGCACCGTGGGGGACTCCTCCGGGAATCAACGATAGGACGTAGGCTTATTCATTAGCGACACCTTCAAAGAAGGGGGATGCTCATAGAACCGCATTGTCGTTTGACATAGAAGCATCTAAGACTGGGCTTTCATCTAGAATCTAGCACCGGTGGAGAACAGGCTCGTAGAATGACGCCTCTAGGAAGGTAAGTGGCATCAAGACATCACCGTTGTTCGCCCGACGACCACTGGGCTAGGCTTTCTCCCAGAGCACCACGCCGACTACCGCCACTAGGCCACCCAGCTAGCCCAAGTCGCGAGCCAGGCAAATGTGGCTAGTGGCCACCAACGCTCGGCCTGAGACGCCAAGAAGGTCTTGGGACCACCAGAACCCACTGCGCCTCAGGCCCTAGAAAAAGCCAACTAGCGGGCGCTCGACTGAGCCCACAAAACCTCCATCGGGCGCCACCACCACGCACCACGAAGCACATCGTAGCAAGGGGAGGAGGAGAGAGGCTTGCTCTGGACTAGGGAGGGGTGGATCCAGTCCCGTCGCCTAGACTGCTCGCAATAGGACACTGGCGGTGCAACGCCGTAGCGGTCCCTCACGTGTCCCCACGCGTACGATGGCCGCTCTAATCTGAGGGGAATTGCACCGACCACATCCGTCTGCCAGACTGGAGGGGGTGCGAGAATCGAGCGTGGCCTGGCTGCCTCGACTGCTCGCAGAGGGGGCCCATGACCTGACTCCAACACGCGCCAGAGCATGAAGGAGAACTGTTGTGCTACCCAGCCTTCCGCCACAGGAAGTAGTAGATCCGGATGCAAGGAAGCTGGATGCCACAGAGGGCTCAGATCCACCCCGCCGGTCCGCCAGTTCTCCGGAGGAGCtatgtggaggggagaaaggcaAAGGAGAGGGGAAGAGGGGGGAGACTATGACGAAGGAGGCTTTGGCAGGCCGCCGCCATGCCCCGGGAGGCGGCAGCGACAGCCGAAGAGGGGCGGTAGGTGGCGGGCTGGCGAGCCGGCGGCAGGAACCCCCAAGTCGGCCGTTGGGAGGTTCTCGGGGGAAAAAGTTGCAAGAGCTCACCATTGGATACATGCAGGAAGTCCGGTTTGGCTGACTGTCGAGTGAACGTCAGGCGATCTGTTTCAACGGCAATGATTCTTTAAGCTACAGATTTAGCCAACCATGTGCTTGGACTACTCTCCATATTTAGCCGTATCTGCGATGAGGATTAGAAGGTGACAAACCGAGCCTTTCCGTACACAGtcatatatatgcatgtggTTAGCATTTCGGTGACCAAACTAAGCGTTTCAATTTCAAGCCAAACTACTGCATTGCCATCCTCATCAATTTACAGTGGTTCACATTTCGTTCGTAGAAATTAATGCCATTCATCTGATGACTAGTTGTACGTGTAGAAGGTCCCTTTGCCTCGCCTATGGTAGATTCTTTTTTTGCGAGACCCAGACACAAACGCTCACCATACAAGTGCACATTCATCCTATAAATATACTCACACACActacccctatgagcacctAAACGACTGAGTTGGACCGGCAAATCTCATTCAGAAAACCTATATAGAATGCTCAAATCCAAGGATGGCCCTCCGCACCCGGCTGCAAAGTTCTGATCCGCTGGCTAAGCAAAGCACCTCCTACAGTGCAGTTCTTCATGTGGCTGCTTATTCACGGAAGGATTCAGTGCAAAACAAACTAACTTCGTAAAAGAGTGGTGGATAACCCAATCTGCCAGGTCTGCAACCAAATGCCAGAGTCTACAGATCACATCATTGCCGAATGTAAATTTGCTACTGATAGTCTTTCAGAATGGCAATTGGCAACAGGGTAGTGGCATCTGCAATCCACGAAACTACAACACCATCCTATATTCGAGACAAGCACTTCGCAACCTTCGTTGCCCTTTGTTGCTGGCAGTTGTGGAAATAGACAAATTGCTGATTCTTAGTGTAATGTTTTCCAAACAGCATCATTCGGGAAAACACTGATGTAAACCTTTATTATCTGGGGTGGCATTTTCAGCCAAGATCACTTAATACAAATTTAAGGTGGGGAAACTCTCCCTCCCCGTTGAAgctcaaaaaataataattgttGATCTGTCCACCATGTTTGGAGCATTTCAGGCGGTGATGGCCGCTCCGGTGGTGATGGGAACACTGTGGAGCACGACGGTCTCGACGGTGAGCCCggggccaaagccaaagaggacGCCCCAGTCGAAGCCTTCGCCGGTGGTGGCCCGGCCATCCTCGGCGGAGCGCTTACGCATCTCGTCGAGGATGAAGAGGACGCAGGCGCTGGACATGTTGCCGTACTCAGAGAGAACATGTCGCGTAGCGCGCATTCGCTCCTTCTCCAGCCCGACCTTGGCCTCCACCTGGTCCAGGATCGCCGGCCCACCGGGGTGCGCCACCCAGAAGATAGAGTTGTAGTCGGTGATCCCCAGCGGCTTGAATGCCTCCTCCAGTGAGCGCTCTATGTTCTTGGAGATGAGCCCGGGCACGTCCTTGAGCAGATGGAACGTGAGCCCGACCTCGCGGAGGTGGCCGTCGATGGCGCCCTCGGAGTCTGGGAGGATGGTCTGTGATGCCGAGACGAGTTGGAACAGCGGGCGTTCCACACGCTCGTCGGGGTCAGCACCGACAATAACCGCCGCGGCACCGTCGCCGAACAGCGCCTGCCCGACCATGGAGTCGAGGTGGGACTCGGAGGGTCCACGGAACGTGACGGCGGTGATCTCGGAGCACACCACCAGGACGCGCGCCCCACGGTTGTTCTCGGCGAGGTCCTTAGCCACGCGCAGCACCGTGCCGCCCGCGAAGCACCCCTGCTGGTACATCATCAGGCGGTTCACCGAGGGCCTCAGGCCCAGCATCTTGGTGAGCTGGTAGTCGGCGCCCGGCATGTCGACGCCGGAGGTGGTGCAGAAGACGAGGTGGGTGATCTTGGATTTCGGCTGCCCCCACTCCTTGATCGCCTTCTGCGCTGCGGCCTTGCCCAGCTTGGGGACCTCCACCACCACGATGTCCTGGCGGGCGTCCAGCGACGGCGCCATGTACGCGCACATGTTGGGGTTCTCCGCTAGGTACTCCTCCGTCAGGTGCATGTACCGCTTCCGGATCTGCGACTTGTCGCCTGTACCAGGTCAGTGAATGTCAGACAGTCAGAGTCAGAATAAAACCACCGTCGTCtaggcatggcatggcatgctATGGTGGAGCGCGGACGTCAGTGCAAGACCGCCGTCGTCGGTCAGTTTCTGGCCTTTCGAAAGAGCTAGAGAGAGACAAGTATACTCACACATCCTCTTGAACTTCTCCTTGAGTTCGGTCATGTGCTCGCTCTTTGTGATCCGGAAGTAGTAGTCCGGGTAGTCGGCCTGGTGCACGCAGTTGGCCGGCGTCGCCGTCCCGATCGCCAGCACGGTGGCCGGCCCCGTCGCGCGCTGCGCCTTCCTCACCTCCTCCACGGTCACAGTCGCGCCGGCCATCGTCTCCGTCCGCTCTTTCTCTCTACGTTGTACCAGAGGCAATCGACCCCTAGCTACTTCGACAGGACGGTCGCCGGCCGGCTTTCCGTATCGTCGGAGCTTGCTGTGCGACGGCAAGCGAGCGCTGTGAAGGTAGATCGGTTATGGCCTGTGGCTCTGGGATGGGAGCGCTTGCTTGCTGTAATGGCAGAGGAGGCAAAGGTTATATAGCCGCGCATGCAGCTGGGGCAAAGGTGTGGATTTCCCTTAACATAAGACGACAATCGATTTTTAAGGTTGTGTGAGAGTGACTGCATGCATACATGCATGTGTTTAAATCGTGCCTGTTCTCCCTTGTGTGTAAATCACGGTCACGAATACCAGTAGACAGTGTCACGTGCTACACTGAACGACCTATGCTGGAATATAAGAGAGTGCTATTGCAAAGTATCAGCATATACTTTGTCAAAATATATAGGATATTTTGACTACCGGTTTCCATCCGTTAGTCGGTCAGCCACGTGATCACGTGGGGATTTTGAAGTCTAACCAAATGGGATATGGTCTTTCTTCCCCCACCCTCTTGAATATGATAGACATAGGGATGTATTGGGTAAGTAATGAGAAATTATGTATCTTGAACATGATCACCTCAACTAccatttgatctatttggaaacTTAGACATGGTCTCTGTTTTTAGACGATTGGCTAGATAAGCATGGAAATGCTCCTTTTTAGGATTATTGGGCTCTTGCTTTGGATGGTTCTGTGCCCATCCGATAAGAAGAATTTACTAGAAGCTTACCTCAACAAGATCAAGACTATGACAGGGGATGGTGAAGAATGACCTGGAAATCCTTGATGGGTCAAGATTCAGCGATCACTACGGGAAACaagatctttgccgagggtccagctttgccgagagccagaccctcggcaaagcaccctttgccgagagccagggcGGACTCTAGGCAAAGAACCTTTGCCGACAgctaagctctcggcaaagccgagcactcggcaaaggtgcCGCGCCGTGAACAGCTTCCGTAGTCGtcgcctttgccgagagccatcccgttaggctctcggcaaagaggagGGTGGCAAATCTCACATGCCTAAAGCTAGGCCCAGGCCAGCAACCTTTGCCGAGCGCAGGCCaccctggctctcggcaaaggctcctttgccgagagccaaaattgaccctcggcaaagaggtcctttgccgagagccactaTTAGCCCTCGGAaaagagaattttttttttgaattttggaccCAAAATTTTTCTGTAGCCCTTGCATATTATATACAAGCATAGGTTCAAAGTTTAGAGATTTTTATaactttttgctatatttcatcAATTAATTTATTTTCCTTGTATTTTTCTCGAAAAAGTCAATTTGAACTAGAGGTGcatgaaataataaaatatggccattcaaaaaatgatattcatattCGAGAGTGCACTTTGAGGCTATATCCATAAAGTCACCCAAAAATTTGAATGTCTTGTATACGGAACATGACCATCGATGTGTTGTAtatgtgatttttaattataaaaaatccaaatgaactccaaaaatcacaaaacttGGCGACGTGCCATGTTATCGCATGTGGACGCTGTGGTAAAAAATTCAGTAGTGAGCTAGTGGCAGACATCCTTGAGCATGTTTAGTAGGCAGGGGAGTTTTGTTTGTATATATATGTTGCTGCCTACATGTGGTATTATTTTTCTTAAATTAGTAGGAGTATATTATTTACATACGGTTTGTGTGGGGTTGCACACTGCTAGCAGAGGTAACAGTATGGTTTATACTAGCGTGGGTTGGTTGCTAATGCTGCAGGGGCTGTGTTGTGTGAGAGACCCAATTATGTTGGGTCTGGATTTGGT is a window from the Sorghum bicolor cultivar BTx623 chromosome 5, Sorghum_bicolor_NCBIv3, whole genome shotgun sequence genome containing:
- the LOC8064814 gene encoding chalcone synthase 2; its protein translation is MAGATVTVEEVRKAQRATGPATVLAIGTATPANCVHQADYPDYYFRITKSEHMTELKEKFKRMCDKSQIRKRYMHLTEEYLAENPNMCAYMAPSLDARQDIVVVEVPKLGKAAAQKAIKEWGQPKSKITHLVFCTTSGVDMPGADYQLTKMLGLRPSVNRLMMYQQGCFAGGTVLRVAKDLAENNRGARVLVVCSEITAVTFRGPSESHLDSMVGQALFGDGAAAVIVGADPDERVERPLFQLVSASQTILPDSEGAIDGHLREVGLTFHLLKDVPGLISKNIERSLEEAFKPLGITDYNSIFWVAHPGGPAILDQVEAKVGLEKERMRATRHVLSEYGNMSSACVLFILDEMRKRSAEDGRATTGEGFDWGVLFGFGPGLTVETVVLHSVPITTGAAITA